The genome window TCTGAGTGTTATGATATACCTCTTCCACAACACCTGAAAAATTCACAAAAGGACCATCGGTTATCTCTACTTTATCTCCTACATTAAATTCCACTTTTGGAATAGGTTTACTCTTTCTTTCTTCAACTTCATTTAGTATTTTTTCTGCTTCTTCTTGAGACAGTGGAACAGGATTTTGTCCTGCGCCGAGAAATCCTAATACACCTGGGGTCTTTCTTATCATATGCCAGATAATTTCATTCTCTTTCTGTTCATCTAATTCAATAAGAACATAACCTGGCCAGAACCTTCTGGTTTTTATTTTTTTCTCCCCCTGTGATATTTCAGAAATTTCTTCTTTAGGTATAATCACCTGTTTTATTGCACCTGTATCTTCTTCTTGTTGATTAAGAAGCATTTTCTTAACCTTCTCTTCCTGTCCAGTTCTTACATGGAGTATATACCATCTTCCCATTTTTTACCTCAGGAATACTGCGATGAGTTTTGAAAAAATAATATCTACTACGCCAATATAAAAAGCAAATAAAATCATAAGTAATACAACTACACCTGTTGTTAATTTCAATGCTTTCCGTTCAGGCCATGTTACCTTCTCAAGTTCCATACGGACCTCTGATAAAAAATTAATAATCTTTTTTTTCATTTTTTCAGATGCTACATTTACT of bacterium contains these proteins:
- the nusG gene encoding transcription termination/antitermination protein NusG yields the protein MGRWYILHVRTGQEEKVKKMLLNQQEEDTGAIKQVIIPKEEISEISQGEKKIKTRRFWPGYVLIELDEQKENEIIWHMIRKTPGVLGFLGAGQNPVPLSQEEAEKILNEVEERKSKPIPKVEFNVGDKVEITDGPFVNFSGVVEEVYHNTQRLKVSVSIFGRATPVELSYWQVEKI
- the secE gene encoding preprotein translocase subunit SecE — encoded protein: MKKKIINFLSEVRMELEKVTWPERKALKLTTGVVVLLMILFAFYIGVVDIIFSKLIAVFLR